A window from Oreochromis aureus strain Israel breed Guangdong linkage group 16, ZZ_aureus, whole genome shotgun sequence encodes these proteins:
- the tsn gene encoding translin, with the protein MTSSPGASWRRRLTALVHVDVLNSCGRFIFGIKRTAGFRREMSVTEMFSYIQGFLSADQDIREDIRKVVQTLEQTAREILTVLQSVHQPSGFKEIPSKCAKARELFCTVRTQIAELKTKFPMEQYYRFHEHWRFVLQRLAFLAAFVVYLESETLVKREEVAQILGIEVVREKGFHLDVEDYLAGVLIMASELSRLAVNSVTAGDYNRPLRISNFINELDSGFRLLNLKNDPLRKRYDGLKYDVKKIEEVVYDLSIRGLAKEPEAAGDK; encoded by the exons atgacatcatcaccagGCGCCAGCTGGAGGCGGAGGTTGACGGCTCTCGTGCACGTTGATGTGTTGAATAGCTGCGGAAGGTTCATTTTCGGTATCAAGCGTACGGCTGGATTCAGAAGAGAAATGTCTGTCACCGAGATGTTCAGTTACATCCAGGGCTTCCTGAGCGCAGACCAGGACATCAGAGAG GACATTCGTAAGGTGGTTCAAACCTTGGAGCAGACTGCCAGGGAAATACTAACAGTACTACAGAGTGTCCACCAACCAAGTGGATTCAAAGAAA TTCCCAGCAAATGTGCGAAGGCGCGGGAGCTGTTCTGCACAGTCAGGACACAAATTGCTGAACTCAAAACAAAATTTCCTATGGAGCAGTATTATAG GTTCCATGAACACTGGCGGTTTGTCCTGCAGCGTTTGGCTTTCTTAGCAGCGTTTGTTGTCTATCTGGAGAGTGAAACTCTTGTAAAGCGGGAGGAAGTGGCACAGATACTCGGGA TCGAAGTGGTGCGAGAGAAAGGCTTCCACCTCGATGTAGAGGACTACCTGGCAGGCGTCCTGATCATGGCAAGTGAACTG TCACGCTTGGCGGTAAACAGCGTCACAGCAGGAGACTACAACCGGCCCCTGCGCATCTCCAACTTCATCAACGAGCTGGACTCGGGCTTCCGCCTGCTCAACTTGAAGAATGACCCGCTGAGGAAGCGCTACGACGGCCTCAAGTACGACGTGAAGAAAATCGAAGAGGTAGTTTATGACTTGTCAATCCGCGGTCTGGCCAAGGAGCCCGAGGCCGCTGGTGACAAGTAG